Proteins encoded in a region of the Planococcus shixiaomingii genome:
- a CDS encoding low temperature requirement protein A has protein sequence MIHKRVLWLELFFDLIFVAAIAKATHVLLHLEHGIIPWEYLFKFVLIFIPIWWSWVGQTLYTNRFGEDRLSHRLFMILQMFFMVVLTASLSPDFDSYYIPFLIGYVGVRMVTALQYIYTIRSLKGPSRVVAKRLGYGFLIGIFISLLSVFFDSWLRYFILYLGIIIDILIPILNRKHLEKVPVNTPHLLERFGLLTIILFGESIVSLVAIFETEAFLWSEVVLIFLAFLVIIAMWWQYFDNLEKKIDKEAVTSGQVIIYGHLFILMSLSLFAAVIQMSYLYEVEPTFLLILTFSTAFVYFLATTAVFHKYRMPEHRLQVWHLLLFLAILTFFLGFNLIVSVSVLVLLTELLIFFVVYTVFTTK, from the coding sequence ATGATCCATAAACGAGTGTTATGGTTGGAATTGTTTTTTGATCTGATTTTTGTTGCGGCAATAGCGAAAGCTACGCATGTATTGCTGCATTTGGAACATGGAATAATTCCATGGGAATACTTGTTCAAATTTGTTTTGATTTTCATCCCGATCTGGTGGTCATGGGTTGGCCAGACACTTTATACGAACCGCTTCGGGGAAGATCGGCTCTCCCATCGCCTGTTTATGATTCTGCAGATGTTTTTTATGGTGGTATTAACAGCCAGCCTATCCCCTGATTTTGACAGTTACTATATCCCGTTCCTTATCGGATATGTTGGTGTCCGTATGGTAACCGCTCTTCAATATATTTATACAATCCGTTCCTTGAAAGGTCCAAGCCGCGTCGTGGCTAAACGCCTGGGGTACGGTTTTCTCATCGGAATATTCATTTCGCTTTTATCCGTCTTTTTCGATTCTTGGCTAAGGTATTTTATCTTGTATTTGGGGATTATTATAGATATCTTAATTCCAATCTTGAACAGAAAGCATTTGGAGAAAGTGCCGGTCAATACGCCGCATCTTTTGGAACGATTCGGGTTATTGACGATTATTTTGTTTGGGGAATCAATTGTCAGCCTCGTTGCTATATTCGAGACGGAAGCGTTCTTATGGAGCGAAGTGGTCCTTATTTTCCTTGCGTTTTTAGTGATCATTGCCATGTGGTGGCAATACTTCGACAATCTTGAAAAGAAAATCGATAAAGAGGCTGTCACTTCCGGACAGGTCATTATTTATGGGCACTTATTCATTTTGATGTCTTTAAGTTTGTTTGCTGCAGTCATTCAGATGAGCTATTTATACGAAGTAGAACCGACCTTTTTGTTGATTTTGACATTTAGTACTGCTTTTGTTTATTTCTTAGCGACGACAGCTGTTTTCCATAAGTATCGTATGCCTGAACATCGGCTGCAAGTATGGCATTTGCTTTTGTTTCTCGCTATTTTAACTTTTTTCCTGGGTTTCAATTTAATCGTTTCAGTTTCTGTATTGGTTCTTTTGACTGAACTACTAATCTTTTTTGTTGTTTATACGGTCTTTACGACCAAATAA
- a CDS encoding MFS transporter: protein MTTVLEKDALTTKQKVLAFTLTLLTFVMGTSEFVIVGLLTEVSSDLNISLAVAGTLVSGFAIAYAIGTPVLTAYVSRFPKYPLMLTLISLFIVGNIISALSGSYELLIFSRVITAVVSGVLVALSMSIASDIMPESKKGPIIALIFAGFTISNVIGVPLGTLIGQLGNWQLTFWFTTLLGVISLVMSIFILPRKLKVQKASAKEQLGLLTNPRMILAFFIPTFSIAGTYTIYTYITPILEEGLAIPTSYVSVILLAYGAFSIFSNVLAGKIASRNGVSKLRYVFIVQAVILGSLYFTMESTLAGLVSLMLMAVMIYAMNATIQLYLMNLATVYFPAAKDFASSLTPVAVNIGIALGATLGGYVVANGGYVHLSWAGGICALIASGLAYASYRMDRKESFSGSEAYEGADL, encoded by the coding sequence ATGACCACAGTTTTAGAAAAAGATGCGTTAACAACAAAACAGAAAGTACTGGCTTTTACACTGACGCTTTTGACCTTTGTCATGGGTACGAGTGAGTTTGTAATCGTCGGCCTGTTGACCGAAGTTTCCTCCGATTTGAACATCAGCCTAGCTGTAGCGGGTACCCTGGTATCCGGATTTGCCATCGCTTATGCAATCGGGACGCCTGTCTTGACGGCTTATGTCAGCCGATTCCCCAAATACCCATTGATGCTGACGTTGATTTCTTTGTTCATTGTCGGGAATATAATCAGCGCATTATCCGGCTCTTATGAACTGTTAATCTTTTCGAGAGTCATCACTGCGGTTGTCAGCGGTGTGTTGGTGGCGCTGTCGATGAGCATTGCCAGCGATATCATGCCGGAAAGCAAGAAAGGCCCCATTATCGCATTGATTTTCGCCGGTTTCACAATCTCTAACGTCATTGGAGTGCCTTTAGGAACACTTATTGGGCAGCTCGGCAACTGGCAATTGACTTTCTGGTTCACAACGCTCTTAGGCGTCATCAGTTTGGTAATGAGCATCTTTATCCTGCCAAGAAAACTGAAGGTGCAAAAAGCGTCAGCGAAAGAACAACTGGGATTGCTGACGAACCCGCGTATGATTCTGGCTTTCTTTATCCCGACATTTTCAATCGCGGGAACCTATACGATCTATACGTACATCACGCCGATCTTGGAAGAAGGATTGGCAATTCCTACAAGCTATGTGAGTGTAATCTTGCTGGCCTATGGAGCGTTTTCTATCTTCAGTAATGTGCTGGCCGGAAAAATCGCCAGCCGCAACGGCGTCAGCAAGCTGCGCTATGTGTTTATTGTCCAAGCAGTTATTTTAGGTTCCTTATATTTTACAATGGAATCCACTTTAGCCGGACTAGTCAGCTTGATGCTGATGGCAGTGATGATCTATGCCATGAATGCGACAATTCAATTGTATTTGATGAACTTGGCGACTGTGTATTTCCCTGCAGCTAAAGATTTCGCTTCTTCCCTAACGCCTGTAGCCGTTAATATTGGCATTGCACTGGGTGCAACACTGGGAGGATATGTAGTAGCAAATGGTGGTTACGTCCATCTCTCTTGGGCTGGCGGTATTTGTGCACTGATTGCTTCCGGCCTGGCATATGCCAGCTATCGTATGGATCGAAAAGAAAGCTTTTCAGGTTCTGAAGCATACGAGGGAGCAGATTTATAA
- a CDS encoding ArsR/SmtB family transcription factor: protein MDNLNVLDIFKALSNETRLNILKWLREPEKNFPAQQAHLPKEVSIEGGVCVGDIQEKVNLSQSTVSHYLSLMQKAGLLEAVRYGQWTYYRRNEETLAKIAQFINEEI, encoded by the coding sequence ATGGATAATTTAAATGTATTAGATATTTTCAAAGCGTTGTCAAACGAAACCCGCTTGAATATTTTGAAATGGCTAAGGGAACCAGAGAAGAATTTCCCAGCACAGCAAGCGCATTTGCCTAAGGAGGTAAGCATCGAAGGCGGCGTTTGTGTCGGGGATATTCAAGAAAAAGTGAATCTTTCTCAATCAACCGTCTCCCACTACTTGTCGCTCATGCAAAAAGCCGGATTGCTTGAAGCTGTGCGTTATGGTCAATGGACATACTACAGGCGAAACGAAGAGACATTGGCGAAAATCGCCCAGTTCATCAATGAAGAAATTTAA
- a CDS encoding MBL fold metallo-hydrolase, with amino-acid sequence MDMERSSSTERFQPVTSLNSHDGIGIGEDLFIYTIQIANVIFYGKPGVGNDWVLIDAGMPKSGNVIKEAAAARFGDGNPPKAIILTHAHFDHIGGLIDLLEQWDVPVYAHSLEIPYITGKRDYPDPDMTVEGGMVAKMSKLFPHEAINIGSRARVLPADGTVPEMPGWRWIHTPGHTEGHVSLFRKSDKALIAGDAFVAVKQDSMYKVITQELEISGPPVYFTPDWEAAELSVKKLAELQPRLALTGHGVPMSGEYLENGLANLAEHFKEIAIPDHGKFVDENDN; translated from the coding sequence ATGGATATGGAAAGAAGTTCTTCAACTGAACGTTTTCAGCCGGTGACTTCTTTAAATAGCCACGATGGCATTGGGATAGGGGAAGATTTATTCATCTACACCATCCAGATCGCGAACGTAATTTTCTACGGAAAGCCCGGTGTCGGAAATGACTGGGTGCTGATTGACGCAGGTATGCCGAAATCAGGAAATGTTATCAAGGAAGCTGCGGCTGCACGCTTTGGGGATGGAAATCCGCCAAAGGCGATTATTCTGACGCATGCACATTTCGACCATATCGGTGGTTTGATCGACCTGCTGGAGCAATGGGACGTGCCGGTCTATGCACATTCGCTTGAAATTCCGTATATCACCGGAAAACGTGATTACCCGGATCCGGACATGACTGTTGAAGGCGGCATGGTCGCGAAAATGTCAAAACTGTTCCCGCACGAGGCAATCAATATTGGATCTCGGGCGCGGGTGTTGCCGGCGGACGGCACGGTGCCGGAAATGCCGGGCTGGCGCTGGATCCATACGCCGGGCCACACGGAAGGGCATGTGTCGCTCTTCCGGAAATCGGATAAAGCGCTCATCGCCGGCGATGCATTCGTCGCAGTGAAGCAGGATTCGATGTACAAGGTAATCACCCAGGAGCTCGAAATCAGCGGCCCGCCGGTGTACTTCACGCCGGACTGGGAAGCTGCAGAACTGTCGGTGAAAAAGCTTGCTGAACTGCAGCCGCGGCTGGCTCTCACAGGGCACGGGGTGCCGATGAGCGGGGAATACCTGGAGAACGGGCTCGCGAATCTGGCAGAACACTTTAAGGAAATAGCCATCCCGGACCATGGGAAGTTTGTGGATGAAAACGACAATTAA
- a CDS encoding class I SAM-dependent methyltransferase, which translates to MTMWNDRFKSEKYVYGTEPNVFLKEIQPILSGNVLSIAEGEGRNAVFLAEQGLNVTAWDYAEAGLDKVGKLAAKQGVHVDTELVDLAEANWQQNQWDGIVCIFGHFPEEVRKKTVKGVKEAVKPGGYFIAEVYSHYQIPYQSGGPKEVNFLYRPEDFLLEFSDWRIVHFFMGEVTRHEGDFHNGLSHVIQFVGQKP; encoded by the coding sequence ATGACCATGTGGAATGATCGTTTCAAAAGCGAGAAGTACGTGTATGGAACCGAACCGAACGTATTCTTGAAGGAAATACAGCCCATTTTATCTGGAAATGTATTGTCTATTGCGGAAGGGGAAGGGAGAAATGCCGTCTTTTTAGCCGAACAAGGGTTGAATGTCACTGCATGGGACTATGCCGAAGCCGGACTGGACAAAGTGGGCAAACTGGCAGCAAAACAAGGCGTCCACGTGGATACGGAGCTGGTCGATTTGGCAGAAGCCAATTGGCAGCAAAACCAGTGGGACGGGATTGTGTGTATTTTCGGGCATTTCCCTGAGGAAGTCCGGAAAAAAACTGTTAAAGGAGTCAAGGAAGCCGTAAAGCCGGGTGGTTATTTTATAGCGGAAGTCTATTCCCACTACCAGATTCCCTATCAAAGCGGCGGCCCAAAAGAGGTCAATTTCCTCTACCGGCCGGAAGATTTTCTTTTAGAATTCAGTGATTGGCGAATCGTCCATTTCTTTATGGGCGAGGTCACCCGCCATGAAGGCGATTTTCATAATGGATTATCCCACGTAATCCAGTTTGTTGGACAGAAACCTTAA
- a CDS encoding sulfite exporter TauE/SafE family protein codes for MSVDFIIVIFLIGFIGSFISGMVGIGGSIIKYPMLLYIPIMLGYTSFSAHEVSGISAIQVFFATIAGVWAYRGSGYLNKTLIAYMGGAILLGSFIGGYGSTLMTGQAINFVYAILATIAVIMMFLPKKGVDEIPLDQVTFNKWLSAGLAFTVGIAAGIVGAAGAFVLVPIMLVVLKIPTRMTIATSLAITFISSIGSTVGKIVTDQVLYGPAAVMIAASLLAAPLGAKLGQKMNTKYLQWILALLILGTAIKIWGEIL; via the coding sequence ATGAGTGTAGATTTTATCATTGTTATTTTCCTGATCGGTTTCATCGGTTCCTTTATTTCCGGAATGGTGGGAATCGGAGGTTCCATCATCAAATACCCGATGCTGCTTTACATACCGATCATGCTGGGGTATACGTCATTCAGTGCTCATGAAGTATCGGGAATCAGCGCTATTCAAGTGTTCTTCGCGACGATTGCCGGTGTCTGGGCTTACCGGGGCAGCGGCTACCTGAATAAAACGCTCATCGCCTACATGGGCGGGGCCATTCTGCTTGGAAGTTTTATCGGCGGCTATGGCTCGACGTTGATGACAGGACAGGCCATCAACTTTGTCTATGCCATTCTAGCGACGATAGCAGTCATCATGATGTTCCTGCCGAAAAAAGGGGTGGACGAGATCCCGCTCGACCAGGTGACATTCAATAAATGGCTCTCTGCCGGGCTGGCGTTTACCGTCGGGATTGCGGCTGGCATTGTGGGTGCAGCCGGGGCTTTTGTCCTCGTGCCGATCATGCTGGTTGTGCTTAAGATTCCGACGCGGATGACCATTGCGACGTCGCTCGCAATCACATTCATCTCATCCATCGGTTCGACCGTCGGAAAAATCGTGACCGACCAGGTTCTTTATGGCCCTGCGGCGGTGATGATTGCAGCGAGCCTTTTGGCAGCGCCGCTGGGTGCCAAGCTGGGGCAGAAGATGAATACCAAATACCTTCAGTGGATCCTGGCGCTGTTGATTTTGGGGACGGCAATCAAGATCTGGGGAGAAATCCTGTAA
- a CDS encoding sulfurtransferase TusA family protein, producing the protein MNADKVLDAKGLACPMPIVKTRKEMKDLDSGQVLEIQATDKGAKADLTAWAKSGGHELLDSQEDGDVLKFWIKKG; encoded by the coding sequence ATGAACGCAGATAAAGTATTAGACGCAAAAGGCTTGGCTTGTCCGATGCCGATCGTAAAAACAAGAAAAGAGATGAAGGACTTGGATTCTGGACAGGTTTTGGAAATCCAGGCGACGGACAAAGGGGCAAAAGCGGATTTAACCGCATGGGCGAAATCAGGCGGCCATGAACTGCTCGATTCCCAGGAAGACGGCGACGTCCTGAAATTTTGGATCAAAAAAGGCTGA
- a CDS encoding MBL fold metallo-hydrolase — protein sequence MTVKAMTAKEVARKVIDNEPLFILDVRNGDAFADWKIEGGNIQYLNTPYFDLLDGVEDVVSELPADKEILVVCAKEGSSVMVAEMLAEEGVDVAYLEGGMKAWSEHLEPVKVGELKNGGELYQFVRLGKGCLSYMVISDGEAALIDATRMTDRYMDFAKEKGATIKHVFDTHLHADHISGGRIIAEATGATYYLPPADAEEVVFTYTELVNGLAVTVGASKIEALYSPGHTIGSTSFILDDQYLMTGDILFIDSIGRPDLAGLAEDWVGDLRESLYSRYQELAEDLTVLPAHFMIMEELNEDGSVYKKLRNLFKENHGLNIEDEQEFRDMVTNNLPPQPNAYEDIRKTNMGKIKPDEEMQREMEIGPNRCAVR from the coding sequence GTGACAGTAAAAGCAATGACCGCAAAAGAAGTGGCAAGAAAAGTAATCGACAATGAACCATTATTTATTTTGGATGTTCGCAACGGCGATGCGTTCGCCGACTGGAAAATCGAAGGCGGGAATATCCAATACTTGAACACACCTTATTTTGATCTGTTGGACGGGGTCGAAGACGTGGTTTCCGAACTCCCGGCAGATAAAGAAATTCTCGTCGTTTGTGCGAAAGAAGGATCATCTGTCATGGTGGCGGAAATGCTTGCGGAAGAAGGCGTCGATGTGGCGTACCTCGAAGGCGGCATGAAAGCGTGGAGTGAACATTTGGAACCAGTGAAAGTCGGCGAGTTGAAAAATGGCGGGGAATTGTACCAGTTCGTGCGCCTTGGCAAAGGCTGCTTGTCGTACATGGTCATTTCGGACGGCGAAGCCGCATTAATTGATGCAACACGCATGACGGATCGTTACATGGATTTTGCAAAGGAAAAAGGCGCAACGATCAAGCATGTCTTCGATACGCACCTTCATGCAGACCACATTTCGGGCGGCCGGATCATTGCGGAAGCGACGGGTGCAACTTATTACTTGCCGCCGGCTGATGCGGAAGAAGTGGTGTTTACCTACACGGAACTGGTAAACGGACTGGCAGTGACAGTTGGCGCATCTAAAATTGAGGCTCTTTATTCACCGGGTCACACAATCGGATCCACATCCTTTATATTGGATGATCAGTACTTGATGACCGGCGATATTCTGTTTATTGATTCGATCGGACGCCCGGATTTGGCAGGATTGGCAGAGGACTGGGTAGGCGATTTGCGGGAATCCCTTTACAGCCGTTATCAGGAATTGGCGGAGGATTTAACTGTTCTTCCGGCTCACTTCATGATCATGGAGGAGTTGAATGAAGACGGCAGCGTTTATAAAAAGCTCAGGAACTTGTTCAAAGAAAACCACGGATTGAACATTGAAGACGAACAGGAATTCCGCGACATGGTGACGAACAACCTGCCGCCGCAGCCGAATGCTTACGAGGATATCCGCAAGACCAATATGGGGAAAATCAAGCCGGACGAAGAAATGCAACGTGAAATGGAAATCGGCCCGAACCGCTGTGCTGTTCGCTGA
- a CDS encoding DsrE/DsrF/DrsH-like family protein has translation MTRKTAIIASNGTLFDAYKVFNIATAAAASDHEVAIFFTFEGLNLIHKEANQQLPMPEGKEHFAEGFKAANVPAIPDLIETARELDVKFIGCQMTMDVMGLEKAAFVDGIDVGGAVTFLDFAQDADVTLTF, from the coding sequence ATGACCCGAAAAACAGCAATCATCGCCTCAAACGGAACATTATTCGATGCCTACAAAGTATTTAACATCGCCACTGCAGCGGCAGCGAGCGATCACGAAGTGGCGATTTTCTTCACGTTCGAAGGATTGAACTTGATTCACAAAGAAGCGAACCAGCAGCTGCCGATGCCGGAAGGGAAAGAGCATTTTGCAGAAGGCTTTAAAGCTGCCAATGTTCCGGCCATTCCCGATTTGATCGAAACGGCACGTGAACTCGATGTAAAATTCATCGGCTGCCAAATGACGATGGACGTGATGGGGCTGGAGAAAGCGGCGTTCGTGGATGGCATTGATGTGGGGGGAGCCGTAACGTTTCTTGATTTTGCACAAGACGCAGACGTAACGTTGACTTTTTAA
- a CDS encoding sulfurtransferase TusA family protein, translating to MIQTDKFLDAKGLACPMPIIKTKKALKDMEPGQVIEVQATDKGSLADLKAWAKSSGNQYLGTFEEGEVLKHYLRKADQSEEKEGKRFPHTVTNVELQERLGHNDVIVLDVREPAEYAFGHIEGAVSIPLGELENRLEELDSKKEAIVICRTGNRSDFAAKQLAEKGFERVKNAVQGMTEWNGPLEKNEV from the coding sequence ATGATTCAAACAGATAAATTTCTTGACGCCAAAGGGCTGGCTTGCCCAATGCCGATCATAAAAACGAAGAAAGCTTTGAAGGACATGGAACCTGGCCAGGTGATTGAAGTGCAAGCAACAGATAAAGGGTCGTTGGCTGACCTTAAAGCCTGGGCGAAAAGCAGCGGCAACCAGTATCTTGGAACTTTTGAAGAAGGAGAAGTACTGAAGCATTACTTGCGCAAAGCGGATCAATCAGAAGAAAAAGAGGGAAAACGATTCCCGCATACTGTGACGAATGTTGAATTGCAGGAACGGCTAGGCCATAACGATGTCATCGTGCTGGATGTCCGGGAACCCGCGGAATACGCATTTGGCCATATTGAAGGAGCTGTATCCATTCCGCTTGGAGAATTGGAAAACCGCCTAGAGGAACTGGATTCGAAAAAAGAAGCAATCGTCATTTGCCGTACCGGCAACCGCAGCGATTTTGCAGCAAAACAATTGGCTGAAAAAGGTTTCGAACGAGTTAAAAATGCGGTGCAGGGCATGACAGAGTGGAACGGTCCCCTTGAGAAGAACGAAGTGTAA
- a CDS encoding rhodanese-like domain-containing protein has translation MKTMTTKEVQEMLENKQAVSLIDVRETEEVAAGKIPRAVNIPLSLLEFRLQDIDKSKEHTIVCRSGNRSAQATRFLESRGFNVINMAGGMLDWNGPIE, from the coding sequence ATGAAAACAATGACAACAAAAGAAGTGCAGGAAATGCTGGAAAACAAGCAAGCCGTCTCATTAATTGATGTACGCGAAACAGAAGAAGTGGCGGCTGGAAAAATTCCGCGTGCCGTCAACATTCCGCTTAGTTTACTGGAATTCCGATTGCAGGACATCGATAAGTCAAAAGAGCATACTATAGTGTGCCGATCCGGAAACCGTAGTGCCCAAGCGACCCGCTTCTTGGAAAGCAGAGGCTTCAACGTCATCAATATGGCCGGCGGCATGCTGGACTGGAACGGCCCGATAGAATAA
- a CDS encoding rhodanese-like domain-containing protein, which translates to MDWIMWAIVGLAVLWLVFRLTAPTKGVRSISAADLNSELGKKGKQYIDVRTPGEFKGNHIKGFKNIPLNDLPKRMQELAKDQEVLVICQSGMRSSKASQLLKKNGFGQVTNIRGGMSSYRS; encoded by the coding sequence ATGGATTGGATTATGTGGGCAATAGTTGGCTTGGCGGTTCTATGGCTGGTGTTTCGTTTGACCGCTCCAACAAAAGGGGTTCGCTCCATATCGGCAGCTGATTTAAACAGCGAGCTTGGAAAGAAAGGCAAGCAATACATCGATGTCCGCACTCCGGGAGAGTTCAAAGGAAACCACATCAAAGGATTCAAGAACATTCCGTTGAACGATCTGCCGAAGCGGATGCAGGAATTAGCAAAAGATCAAGAAGTGCTCGTCATTTGCCAAAGCGGCATGCGCAGCAGCAAAGCCAGTCAACTATTGAAGAAAAACGGTTTTGGACAAGTTACCAACATTCGAGGCGGGATGAGCAGTTATCGCAGTTAA
- a CDS encoding DsrE/DsrF/DrsH-like family protein, with protein MAAQKKTTIVLFSGDYDKAMAAYIIANGAAAYDHEVTIFHTFWGLNVLRKEHPPELKKGFLESMFAKFMPRGANKLGLSKMNFAGMGPKMIKEVIKKHNALTLPQLIDMAQEQDIKMVACTMTMDLLGLQQAELLDGIEYAGVAAYLGDAEDGNVNLFI; from the coding sequence ATGGCAGCACAGAAAAAAACGACCATCGTGCTCTTTAGTGGAGATTACGATAAGGCAATGGCCGCTTACATCATCGCCAATGGCGCAGCGGCTTACGATCACGAAGTGACAATCTTTCATACGTTCTGGGGATTGAACGTGCTCCGCAAGGAACACCCGCCGGAATTGAAAAAAGGCTTCCTGGAAAGCATGTTTGCTAAATTCATGCCGAGAGGTGCTAACAAGCTGGGGCTTTCCAAGATGAATTTCGCTGGAATGGGACCGAAGATGATCAAAGAAGTCATCAAAAAACACAATGCTTTGACACTGCCGCAATTGATCGACATGGCACAGGAACAGGACATTAAAATGGTGGCCTGTACCATGACGATGGACCTTCTCGGATTGCAGCAGGCAGAACTGCTGGATGGAATTGAATACGCGGGAGTTGCAGCGTATCTTGGAGATGCTGAAGACGGCAACGTCAACTTGTTCATATAA
- a CDS encoding metal-sensitive transcriptional regulator, whose product MKYDKQVQNRLKRIEGQLKGVLRMMEENEDCRDVVMQLSAIRTATDRAIGVIVSENLEACVRESLENGGSTEDVVKEAVELLVKSR is encoded by the coding sequence ATGAAATACGATAAACAAGTCCAGAATCGGTTAAAGCGGATCGAAGGCCAGCTTAAAGGGGTGCTTCGTATGATGGAGGAAAATGAAGACTGCCGGGACGTAGTGATGCAGCTTTCTGCTATCCGTACTGCAACAGACCGTGCGATTGGCGTCATCGTAAGTGAAAACTTGGAAGCCTGTGTCCGGGAAAGCCTTGAAAACGGAGGCAGTACTGAGGACGTTGTAAAAGAAGCGGTTGAACTTTTGGTGAAAAGCAGATAA